One genomic region from Haloarcula taiwanensis encodes:
- a CDS encoding long-chain fatty acid--CoA ligase — translation MTAGNHSDWRQAEEAYTDEVIGDDTLGEMFAASAARNADTTAQLYKGGVYDRSLTGDVIPAAPDGDYAEISYERMHHLVKYLAAGFRDLGVGPDARVGILANTRMEWALSDFAVLSAGGVVTTVYTDSSPNQVQYLLSDPEASAVVVENAAMLDRVLAVEDALSLSFIVVMDDIDVDREDVYTLDTVYKRGEETFSESAYQSWLDERDPDDLASLIYTSGTTGQPKGVRLTHRNFRSNVNQTRRRIGPRPDKSSDLPTVTAETRSIAFLPLAHVFERLAGHFFMYASGAAVSYAESPDTLADDLQTVQPMTGLSVPRVYERIFDNMRTQASESPLKKRIFDWAMDVARDYARTDDPGPILTAKHSLADRLVYSTVKERLGGNIEFMVSGGGSLSKTLCETFLGMGLTILEGYGLTETSPVLTVNPPEDIRPGTLGAPLPAVDIHIDTGVVDASEFDDVTGDVGELLVDGPNVTQGYWNAPDATTRAFTEIDGTQWFRTGDIVERTDDDFLIYHDRLKELLVLSTGKNVAPQPIEDQFATSDRVDQVMVVGDDQKFVGAIIVPNFEELRRWADSEGVDLPADPEALVDDERVHAWVQTAVDAVNEELERVERIKSFALVSREWTAENDLLTPSMKKKRRNIRSAYREKIAEIYGEQQVEAA, via the coding sequence ATGACCGCAGGCAATCACTCTGACTGGCGTCAGGCCGAGGAAGCGTATACTGACGAAGTCATCGGCGACGACACGCTGGGCGAAATGTTTGCCGCAAGCGCGGCCCGGAACGCTGACACGACCGCCCAACTGTACAAGGGTGGTGTCTACGACCGGTCACTGACTGGCGACGTGATACCGGCGGCTCCCGACGGCGACTACGCCGAGATCAGCTACGAGCGGATGCATCACCTGGTCAAATACCTGGCCGCAGGGTTCCGTGACCTCGGTGTCGGCCCGGACGCCCGCGTCGGTATTCTGGCCAACACGCGGATGGAGTGGGCGCTGAGCGACTTTGCCGTTCTCTCTGCGGGCGGGGTGGTGACGACAGTGTATACGGATTCCTCACCGAACCAGGTCCAGTATCTACTGTCGGACCCGGAGGCGAGCGCTGTCGTCGTGGAGAACGCTGCGATGCTGGACCGCGTTCTTGCTGTCGAGGACGCTCTCTCGCTCTCGTTCATCGTCGTCATGGACGATATCGATGTGGACCGCGAAGACGTGTACACACTCGATACAGTGTACAAGCGCGGCGAGGAGACGTTCAGCGAGTCGGCGTACCAGTCCTGGCTTGACGAGCGCGACCCCGACGACCTTGCGAGCCTCATCTACACCTCCGGAACGACAGGCCAACCGAAAGGGGTCCGGCTCACTCACCGCAACTTCCGGTCGAACGTCAACCAGACGCGCAGGCGAATCGGGCCACGACCGGACAAGTCGTCGGACCTGCCGACCGTTACCGCCGAGACGCGTTCGATAGCGTTCCTCCCGCTGGCACACGTATTCGAGCGCCTCGCGGGTCATTTCTTCATGTACGCCTCCGGCGCGGCTGTGAGCTACGCCGAAAGCCCGGATACGCTGGCCGACGACCTCCAGACCGTCCAACCGATGACCGGATTGAGTGTCCCCAGAGTCTACGAGCGTATTTTCGACAACATGCGAACGCAGGCCAGCGAGTCCCCGCTCAAAAAGCGGATTTTCGACTGGGCGATGGACGTAGCCCGCGACTACGCCCGAACCGACGACCCTGGACCGATACTCACAGCGAAACACTCGCTCGCAGACCGCCTCGTCTACAGCACCGTCAAAGAACGGCTTGGCGGGAACATCGAGTTCATGGTCAGCGGCGGCGGCAGTCTTTCGAAAACGCTCTGTGAGACGTTCCTCGGCATGGGGCTGACGATTCTCGAAGGATACGGGCTTACGGAAACGTCGCCGGTTTTGACGGTGAATCCGCCAGAAGATATCCGTCCCGGAACGCTGGGAGCCCCGCTACCTGCTGTCGACATTCACATCGACACCGGTGTCGTCGACGCCAGCGAATTCGATGACGTCACTGGCGACGTGGGCGAACTGCTCGTCGACGGCCCGAACGTCACGCAGGGGTACTGGAACGCGCCCGATGCGACGACGCGGGCCTTCACGGAGATCGACGGCACCCAGTGGTTCCGAACCGGCGACATCGTCGAGCGGACCGACGACGACTTCCTCATCTACCACGACCGCCTCAAGGAACTGCTCGTCCTCTCGACCGGAAAGAACGTCGCGCCACAGCCCATCGAAGACCAGTTCGCGACGAGCGACCGAGTCGACCAGGTCATGGTCGTCGGCGACGACCAGAAGTTCGTCGGCGCGATAATCGTTCCGAACTTCGAGGAACTCCGCCGGTGGGCCGACAGCGAGGGCGTCGACCTTCCCGCCGATCCCGAAGCACTGGTCGATGATGAACGCGTCCACGCGTGGGTCCAGACCGCCGTCGACGCGGTCAACGAGGAACTCGAACGCGTCGAGCGTATCAAGTCCTTTGCGCTTGTCTCCCGGGAGTGGACCGCGGAGAACGACTTGCTTACGCCGTCCATGAAAAAGAAGCGCCGCAACATCCGCAGCGCGTACCGTGAAAAAATCGCCGAGATATACGGCGAGCAGCAGGTCGAAGCGGCCTGA